In Cotesia glomerata isolate CgM1 linkage group LG3, MPM_Cglom_v2.3, whole genome shotgun sequence, one genomic interval encodes:
- the LOC123260398 gene encoding OTU domain-containing protein 7B-like: MSSTLSMYDGLEPDVPTNNSTTLSTGGTGGVGGAAGGTTKKLARGISRATENAAIVSHARSQLTFLGIVDTPEFTFSLPDLSIYPDSFRQFLERDLIEVGCLTSLEAAGRLNWWCGGKNSSSARVLWPLATTGDGNCLLHAASLGMWGFHDRLLTLRDALHNTLSKGEYKDALFRRWKWRQMGLNAAAGLAYTETEWLTEWQSIVEMASANPRSQTATSYQSLEEVHVLALAHVLRRPIIVIAETMLRDCEGVALAPIPFGGVYLPLQVSPAKCHRTPLLLAYHSAHFSPLVTVDCGNEFAASANGIGDTTGVSIPLVDPDTGQLLPVLFAVDPGPDWDWTASQDLLLCHQDTMEILIRDYLDCEYQTLTTEDLDRLSDTDGSLTGKSKAAKQLLGVAKQFGSIGKSMSKKLWSSMAKRPKSPPTSALAGLTTEGVLCVKLKSHRHQYVDQMLQNYLQCAHSRYLEMQKDASGTEINYGAGKSKFYTVSDSNSHASVSKLQPKNTNKDRTLYLSRSTFYNNITAPEPREYNEFKRNSGSVRECLTEDCPFFGSPENDYYCSKCWANNSQR, from the exons ATGAGTAGTACTTTATCGATGTACGATGGATTGGAACCAGATGTACCGACAAATAATTCAACCACCCTCAGCACCGGAGGTACTGGTGGAGTCGGTGGAGCAGCAGGTGGGACGACTAAAAAATTGGCGAGAGGAATTTCCCGAGCTACTGAAAATGCAGCAATAGTATCACACGCTCGTTCGCAGTTGACATTTCTGGGGATTGTTGACACGCCTGAATTTACATTTTCATTACCTGATCTATCAATCTACCctg ATTCATTTCGACAATTTTTGGAGAGAGATTTGATTGAGGTAGGCTGCTTGACGTCTCTCGAGGCAGCAGGAAGATTAAATTGGTGGTGCGGTGGCAAGAACAGCAGTAGCGCTAGGGTTCTCTGGCCATTAGCAACCACTGGAGATGGAAATTGCTTACTCCATGCTGCGTCGTTAGGAATGTGGGGGTTCCATGATCGTTTGTTGACTCTAAGGGATGCTTTACACAATACTCTGTCGAAAGGCGAATACAAGGACGCATTGTTCAGACGATGGAAATGGAGGCAGATGGGGTTGAATGCCGCCGCTGGGCTGGCGTATACGGAAACCGAGTGGTTAACTGAATGGCAAAGCATTGTGGAAATGGCATCTGCGAATCCACGATCGCAGACCGCAACTTCTTATCAGAGTCTTGAGGAG GTTCATGTCCTTGCACTGGCGCATGTTTTGCGCAGACCAATCATCGTAATTGCGGAAACTATGCTCCGTGATTGTGAAGGTGTGGCCTTGGCACCAATTCCTTTCGGTGGAGTATATCTTCCACTTCAAGTTTCCCCAGCAAAGTGTCACCGGACGCCCCTGCTTTTAGCTTACCACTCGGCTCATTTCTCTCCTTTGGTAACTGTCGACTGTGGTAATGAGTTTGCTGCAAGTGCAAACGGAATTGGTGATACCACAGGCGTTAGTATACCTCTTGTCGATCCTGATACTGGACAATTACTTCCTGTCTTATTCGCTGTTGACCCTGGCCCAGACTGGGATTGGACCGCTTCTCAAGATCTTCTGCTTTGTCATCAAGAtact ATGGAAATTCTTATTAGAGATTACTTAGACTGTGAATATCAAACACTCACGACAGAAGATCTGGACAGACTTTCAGACACTGATGGATCGCTGACTGGCAAGAGCAAAGCTGCTAAGCAGCTATTGGGTGTCGCTAAGCAGTTTGGGTCAATCGGGAAGTCAATGAGCAAAAAACTCTGGTCTTCGATGGCCAAGAGACCCAAAAGTCCTCCGACTTCGGCATTGGCTGGACTGACTACCGAAGGTGTACTGTGTGTTAAACTTAAAAGCCACCGGCATCAGTATGTTGATCAAATGCTACAAAATTATCTCCAGTGCGCTCACTCAAg ataTTTGGAGATGCAGAAAGACGCCTCAGGgactgaaataaattatggggctggcaaatcaaaattttatactgtCAGTGACAGTAACAGCCATGCTAGTGTCAGTAAGCTACAACCAAAAAATACGAATAAAGATCGTACTCTATATTTATCAAG gtcaACATTTTACAACAACATAACAGCACCAGAACCGAGAGAATACAATGAATTCAAAAGGAACAGTGGTTCTGTAAGAGAATGTCTCACTGAAGATTGTCCATTTTTCGGATCGCCTGAAAATGACTATTACTGTTCAAAATGCTGGGCGAACAATAGCCAACGATGA